The window TTCTTCTACATAGCCTGTAGGAACTAATTGTGCATTATTTTCTAAGAAATCTCCAAATGAGATTAAAATATCTCCTAAATGAAGAATTTTTTCAATCTCATTTTTAATTTCAATTCCATGTTTTACATTTTTTATTTTTACAACATCACCATTATTCAGCCGAACAGTTGGTGTATCAATTGAATCTACAAAAGCTACAGTTGCACCTTTACCTGGAATGTCTATTTTGATTTGTGTCCCTACAGCAATTGTATGATCTAAAATTTCAGCAATTACAGGATGAATTCCTACAGCAGCAAACCCTGTATTACAAGATCTTCCATATCTTAAACGAAAACCACCTAATCTATTAGGCATGGATAATACGGATCTGCCTGTAATTACCTCACGCATTCTTTTAGCAGCTGCATCTTCTTGATTATCTCCAGTCTGAATTGCTCCTTTTAGATCTCCAAGCCATTCCCAACCATCTAATTGGTAGAGTTCAATTCTTTTTAGTAATTTTTTAGATCTTCCAATTAATCCGTCATTTAGAACTCTTAAAGCACCTCCTCTAACTCTATCTGTTTTAATTCGAGTCATTCCTTTGTGATTTACAACTTCGAAAGGATCTGTATCTACACCGTCTAATTCTACAGGTAAATTTGCAATAACTCTTTCAATATCTTCATCTAAAATATGAAATTGAAAACTACTTGCTTCTCTTTCATAAATTCGAAGCTCTTCAACAAATCTACCAGTTTCATCATCAAAACAATTTGCTTGATATTTTGATAATCCAACTGCTTTTCGTACATGATCAGCAATTAGTATCGTAACTGCTGATTCAGTTCCTCCAGCTGAACGCATAGGCCCAGCAATTGATACAGAGAGGTAATCAGAGCCATCTTTATTTTTCTTTATTGTAACTTCGCTAATTCCTTGTAATGGAGCTATAGTTACACCCTCTGTAACTATAGCAAGACCGACTCTAACTGCCAAGTCTAGTTTTTGTTGTAAAGTAGCGTCAGCAAGTAAATATTTTCCAAGTGCTATTTCTTTTGATATTATTAATGCTGATAGTTCTTTACCATGAATTCGTAATAATTCTCGTAAAGGATCAGCGATATCAATATCGTGCATTTTGGCAACTCGATCAGCTAAATCAAATGCAATTTTAGGCTCAATAATTCCTGATGAATCTACTAATGTAGATTTTGCAAAAGCTGCGTGCTCAAAAATAGTATAGGTGTCTTTGGATAGATTAGAATAGTAATCAAGATAGTAATCTGGCATCTTAATACTACTAATACGAGAAATTGCATCATTTTCAGACATAATACAATCTTATTTACTTACTTCTTTGAATTGCTTTTGCTATCTCTTCTAATTTTTTAATACTTCCGCCTTTCTCTAGAAAAGTTCCAATAACTAATGCATCAGCACCTGCTTTAACTAAACTTGTAGCAGTTTTAACATCTCTAATTCCTCCACCAACTATTAAAAATCCATTAAAGGCTTTTCTTACTGTTTTTACCATTTCAGGAGTAACGCTAGATTTTGCTCCTGAGCCTGCTTCCAAATAAACAAATCTCATTCCAAGAAATTGAGCTGCTAATGCATATGCTGCAGCAATTTTTGGTTTTTCAAATGGAATTCCTCGTGCAGAGCCTACAAACCATGCTGAAGTTCCATCTCCAATTACTAGATATGCTGTAGGTAATGGCTCTAAACCAAATTTGAGAACACTTGGTGCTCCAAGTGCTTGTGCTTGTGTGATAAAGTAGGGATTTTCTGAATTCATTAATGAACTAAAGAGAATTGCGTCTGCATCAGGTACAACTCCAGTAACATTTCCTGGAAACAGTATAATTGGTATTTTAATTCCTTTTTTAATGCCTTTGACTACTTCGGCCATTTCAATTTGATCAGTTGCAGATGAACCTCCTACTAGAATTGCAGAGGCGCCTATTTTCTCAACGTCTTTTGCGAGTTTCTGTGATGAAGATAGTTTTGAAACTTCAGAATCAATTAGGATAAACAATAATGCATTTTTCTTTTTTAATTCAGATTTTAAGAATAATTCAACTTTATTTCCAGTCATAAATGGGGTTTGCAGATGGTGTTTTAAAGTTTAATTGTGGTGAGGTATACAGATTTGTATAGCTATGGCAGAGTTTGATCAATCTAATTTTAATAATATTATTCGGCAAATTATCAAAAAATCATTGTTTACTGAACGACAAATTGAAATTATTTTAAATCAGAAAGATCTTCTCAACTCCAAGTTCTCCATTACAAAAGGTGCGTATTATAGACAAGTTGGGCAATCTAGAGATAAATTAATTGCATTATTCTATTCAATCATACTTTTACGTGGTCTAGGCATACTTTTACCTGATGATATTGATGTGATATCCAAACTTTCTGAAC is drawn from Candidatus Nitrosarchaeum limnium SFB1 and contains these coding sequences:
- a CDS encoding geranylgeranylglyceryl phosphate synthase-like protein, which codes for MTGNKVELFLKSELKKKNALLFILIDSEVSKLSSSQKLAKDVEKIGASAILVGGSSATDQIEMAEVVKGIKKGIKIPIILFPGNVTGVVPDADAILFSSLMNSENPYFITQAQALGAPSVLKFGLEPLPTAYLVIGDGTSAWFVGSARGIPFEKPKIAAAYALAAQFLGMRFVYLEAGSGAKSSVTPEMVKTVRKAFNGFLIVGGGIRDVKTATSLVKAGADALVIGTFLEKGGSIKKLEEIAKAIQRSK
- a CDS encoding hypothetical protein (hypothetical protein Nmar_1796) is translated as MAEFDQSNFNNIIRQIIKKSLFTERQIEIILNQKDLLNSKFSITKGAYYRQVGQSRDKLIALFYSIILLRGLGILLPDDIDVISKLSEQIRVINESDIFPEREEQVIDVIDRLIRQACNV